DNA from Terriglobales bacterium:
TGCTGGCGAAAGCACTCGTGTGCCCGGTCGCTCTGAGCCCGCAGGAACGCCGGCTGGCGGAGCAAGTCAAGAGTGAGCTTGCTTCACCGAAGCGCTGAGATCAGCGGGCGTATCACAGAATCTTGTGACAAAAGTCACTGACCTCTCACCCATTGCAGCGGATGCTCGGGGCGGAGATCACGGCGTTCGCCGCAGGCGCGTGCTCCACGTGCTTTCGAACTGGCCGCGCAGCGCTTCCGGTCTGAGCGCTTGGATGATTGGATGAGAGGAAGAGCCATGACGCCCTCGAGGGTCGACCCGCACTCGCGTTCTGACGGACTGAAGCTGCACAAGAACTCCCGCGTGGCCGTGATCGGCGCCGGTCCGGCGGGATCGTTCTTCGCGTACTTTCTTCTCCAGTTCGCCCAGCGGATGGGCTTCAGCCCGCACATCGACATCTACGAGCCCAAGGACTTCTCCCAGCCCGGACCCAAGAGCTGCAACATGTGCGGCGGCATCGTCTCGGAATCGCTGGTGCAGAACCTGGCCGCCGAAGGCATTCATCTTCCGACGAAGGTTGTGCAGAGGAGTATCGATTCTTACTACCTCCACATGGACGTGGGCAGCGTACGCATCCAGACACCCGGGGAGGAGAAGCGCATCGCTTCCGTGCACCGGGGCGGCGGCCCGCGCGGCATCAAGGACATTCGCTACTCAAGCTTCGACAGCCACTTGCTCGGCCTGGCGGTGGAAAAAGGCGCCCGCCAGGTTGTTTCCCGTGTAGAGGGTGCGGATTGGAGCGCCGGTCGTCCGCGGCTGCGGACATCGGCCGGCGAAACGGAACCTTACGACCTGCTGGCCGTGGCCTCCGGAATCAATTCCTACGCGCCCAAACTTCTGGAGGGCCTTGCCGGGCCGTATCAACCGCCGAAGACCACCAAGACCTATATCGCCGAGTACTACCTGGGGAAGGAGACCATCAAGGTTTATCTGGGCAGCGCCATGCATGTGTTTCTGCTCGATCTACCGCGCCTGGAGTTTGCCGCCCTGATTCCCAAAGGCGACTACGTCACCTTATGCCTGCTGGGGCTCGACATCGACAAGCCGCTGGTGGACTCGTTTCTCAGCTCCCCGGTGGTCAAGGAATGCCTGCCGCCCAACTGGCAGGCGCCCGACGACTTCTGCCATTGCTCCCCGCGGATCAATATCGCCGGAGCGGAGCAGCCTTTCGGCGACCGACTGGTATTCATCGGCGATGCCGGAATCACGCGCTTGTACAAAGATGGAATCGGCGCGGGCTACCGCACCGCCAAGGCCGCAGCCCGCACCGCCGTGTTCCACGGAATCTCGGCCGAGGATTTCCGGAAACATTACCGGCCGGTGTGCCGGTCCATCGCCTCCGACAATGCCATCGGGAAGTTCGTGTTCGCGGTTTCCGGGCTGGTGAAGAAGAGCCGGGTGGGCCGGCGCGGCATCTGGAAGATGGTTTCGCGCGAGCAGCGCACCGCGGGAGGATACCGGCGCCTGAGTTCGGTGCTGTGGGACACGTTCACCGGCAGCGCTCCCTACCGTGACGTATTCCAGCGCACCCTGCATCCGGCCTTCTGGAGCCGGTTGTTCACCGAAATTCTGGCCGCCGGCTGGCCCAAAAGCCTGAAGCGGCGCAAGAGGAGGGAATTCATGATCAGCGGCGTACTGGGCAGGTATTTCCACGATGGCGAAGTGATCTTTCACCAGGGAGAAGCGGGAGACTGCATGTACGTGGTCCAGAGAGGAGAAGTGGAAGTGCTGCGCCGGGACGGCGACAAGGAATACTGCCTGGCGGTGCTGGGTGAGGAGGAGTTCTTCGGCGAGACGGCCATGTTCGCTGACGATGTCCGCACCACCACGGTGCGCGCCCTCGGGGACGCCTGTGTGCTCACCCTGGAAAAGAGCGACTTCCTGCGCCGGGTCCACGAGGATCCTGCTCTGGCCTTCCGCATGATGGAAAAGATGTCCCACCGCATCCACGAGTTGGAAGAAGCCATGGTTCGCACGGCCACTGTCGCCTAGACTTGAGGAGGACAGCACCAGCGGTTCCGGGACGGAGGTTCCCATGAAGGCGGCTCTTCTCGAGGCTAAGGACTGGGAACGCGAGTACCTGCGCGAGCGCTTGCCGGGCCACACCTTCTTTTTCAGCGAAGAGCCGCTTGAAGCGGCCATGCTGCCGCAGCTTCAGGACTGCGAAATCCTCTCCCCCTTCATCTATTCCCAGATCAACGCCGAGGTGCTTGCGGCCCTGCCGGGGCTGCGCCTGGTGGCTACGCGCTCGACCGGATTCGACCACGTGGATCTGCAAGCCTGTGCGGCCCGCGGCATCACGGTCGCCAATGTGCCCAGTTACGGCGAGAACACGGTCGCCGAGCACACCTTCGCCCTGATCCTGTCGCTCTCCCGCAAGATCCACCAGTCCTACGTGCGCGTCCAGCGCGGAGACTTCTCCCTGGAAGGGCTCACCGGCTTCGATCTGAAGGGCAAGACCCTGGGGGTGGTGGGAGCAGGAAAGATCGGCCTGCACGTCATCAAGGTGGGACGCGGTTTCGGCATGCGCGTCCTCGCCTATGACCCGTTCCACAACCCGTTTCTGGCTGAATTGCTCGGCTACGAGTACGTGGGAATCGAGGAACTGCTCGGCTCGAGCGACATCGTCACGTTGCACATGCCGTTCTCACCGGCCGTGCACCACTTCATGGACCAGGAGAAGTTCCGGCGCATGAGGCGGGGAGCGCTGTTCATCAACACCGCCCGCGGCCGCCTGGTGGACACGGAGGCGCTGCTGGAAGCCCTGGAAAGCGGCCACCTTGCCGGCGCCGGACTGGACGTGGTGGAAGGGGAGGAACTGATCCAGGAAGAGAGACAGCTGCTTGACCTGAAAACACAGAGCCTGGACAAGCTGCAGGCCGTCGTCCGCACCCATGTCCTGTTCCGGCACGAGAATGTCATCTTCACTCCCCACAATGCCTTCAACAGCCGGGAGGCGCTGGAACGCATCCTCGACACGACCATCGAGAACATCCGGAGCTTTGCCGCGGGCACTCCCACCAACGTGGTGCGGGCACCGGGTGTCCCCGCCAGCCCACAACGCCAAGCCGGTACGGGCCGGGGACCGCAGCTTGTGGCCCCGAGCCAACCCCAACCTACGGGCACCAAGGGACCGAGGACATGACCACCTGCTCCCATGGCGCGTGCGTAGGCTTGCGGCGGTCCGCGTCGCCCGCTCACTGACAGGGCAAGCCCGCGCGTGTATCATCTTTTTCCGTCATGCGCATCGAACGCTTTGAAGTACCCGGGCTGGCCCACTACTCGTACGTGATCGTTTCCGCAGGCAGCGCGGCTGTGGTCGATCCACGGCGCGACATCGACGTGTACCTGGACTACGCCGCCTCCCACGGGCTGAAGATCACGCACGTGCTGGAGACGCACATTCATGCCGACTACGCCTCCGGGGCGCGCGAGCTGGTGGAGGACACCGGCGCCGAAGCCTGGTTGAGCGGCCACGACGAGGGCGAGGACTTCCAGTACCAATTCCCGCACCGCGACTTCCGCGACGGAGAGGAACTGGACCTGGGTGAGGCGCGGGTGGTGGCCATGCACACGCCCGGGCACACGCCCGAGCACCTGGCGTTCCTGGTATACGAGCGCGGGCGAAAGCATCCGCTGGCGATGCTCTCCGGCGATTTCGTTTTCGTGGGCTCGCTGGGGCGGCCGGACCTGCTGGGTGAGGCGGCGAAACAGCGCCTGGCGGGCGAACTCTACCAGAGCGTGCACGAGCGCCTGAAGCATCTGCCGGACGGCGTCCAGGTTCTGCCCGCGCATGGCGCGGGCTCGCTTTGCGGGGCGGGCATGGGCGAGCGTCCCTTCACCACGCTGGGCTACGAGCGGGCTTCCAACATTTTCTTCGGCCTGCGCTCGCGCGAGGAGTTCGTCGACCGCATCCTGGGAACTGTCCCGCCGTTTCCGGAGTACTACAAGCGCATGAAGCGGGTGAACTCGGAAGGGGCGCGGCCGCTGGGCGGCATCCCGGATGGCGGCGCGCTGGTGCCCGAAGACTTCGAGACCCTGATCGAGAAGAAGAACGCGGTGGTGATCGACCTGCGCCGGCCGGAAGCGTTCGGTGGGACGCATGTTCCGGGCGCTTTCTCCATCGGCGGCGACCAGAACCTCTCCATGTGGGCCGCGTGGGTGGTGCCGTACGACACCCCCATCCTGCTGGTGGGCGAAGAAAACTCGGATTGCGAGGCAGCGCGGCGCTCGCTCATCCGCGTGGGCCTGGATGACATCTGCGGCTATCTGCGCGGCGGTATGCGCTCCTGGATCCTGGAGGGATACCCGCAGGAGCACGTTCCGCAGGTCTCCGTGTACGAGCTGGCGGAGAAGCAGCACGCCAACTCGGCCTGCGTGCTCGACGTGCGCACGGTGGGAGAGTGGAACTCGGGCCACGTGCAGGGCGCGATGCACATCATGGCCGGCGAGCTGCCGCAGAGCATCGGCCAAGTGCCGCGCGACCGCGAGGTTTACCTCGTCTGCGGCTCCGGCTACCGCTCCAGTATCGCCTCGAGCATCCTGCGGCGAGCCGGCTACGCGAACGTCCACAACGTGACCGGCGGCATGACGGCATGGAAGAATGCCGGGCTGCCGGTGGTGACGGAACAAGCGGCCTGCGCAGCGTGAACGAGCACCAGCTATGAGCTACTAGCTGGTTTCTTACCACACGCGGCAGGCGTTCTCGCGCACCATGGGATCCCCTTTCTTGCAGCCGAACGCCTTCTGAAACTCAGGCGAGTTGGAGACCACGCCGTTCACGCGGAAGCGTCCCGGTGAATGCGGATCGGTGAGCGCGGAGGTGCGTTCGCGCTCGGGGGTGACGTTCTGACACCAGATCTGCCCGTAGCCGAGGAAGAAGCGCTGCTCGGCGGTGAAGCCGTCGATCTTCTCCGGCTGCTTGCCGCCCAGCGTGTCCCACAACGCCATCAGCGCAATACGGTTGCCGCCGTTGTCGGCGGTGTTCTCGCCCAGGGTGAGCTTGCCATTCAGCTTGACGCCCTCGATGGGTGAGTAGCCGCTGTACTGGTCGGCGATACACGCGGCGCGCCGCTCGAACTCCTTGCCATCCTCCGGCGTCCACCAGTCGCGCAGGGTGCCCTGGGGATCGTAGCGACGGCCGGAATCATCGAAGCCATGCGTGAGTTCGTGGCCGATCACAACGCCAATAGCGCCGAAGTTCACCGCGTCATCGATGTCGTTGCTGTAGAACGGCGGCTGCAAGATGCCGGCGGGGAAGGAGATGCGGTTCTGCAGCGGCGAGTAGCCGGCATTCACGGTGGGAGGGGTGAACGGCCACTCCGTGCGGTCCACCGGGTTGCCGATCTTGCGCAGCCGCCGCCGGTTCTCGAAGACGTTGGAGCGCAGCGAGTTGCCCAGTCCGTCGCCGCGCTTGATGGTGAGCGCGGAGTAGTCGCGCCACTTATCCGGATAACCGATCATGTTGAAGATGGCGTCCAGCTTTTCCTTGGCGCGCTGCTTGGTTTCCGGGCCCATCCAGTCGAGCTGTTCGATGTCGCGCGCCAGCGCTTTTTCGAGCGCGTGCACCATCTTCAGCGTGCGTTCCTTGCCTTCGGCGCCGAAGGTCAGCTCCACGTACTTCTGCCCCAGCGCCTGGCCCAGGTCGCCGTCCACCGCGTTGGCGCAGCGCTTCCAGCGCGGCTGGATTTCTTTTGCGCCCTGCAAAGTCTTCTGGAAGAAGTTGAAATTCTCCTGCTGGAAGCGTTCCGGAAGGAACTGCGCCGCCAGCGTGACGACGCGCCACTTGAGGTAGGCCTTGAGGGTGGGCAGGTCGGTTTCGTTCACGGCGGCTTCCAGTCCTTTGAAGAACCCGGGGTTGGCCACGTTGAGCTCGGTGAAAGCCGGAGCGCCGATACCTTCGTAATACATGGTCCACTGGATGGAGGGCGCCAGCGCCTCGAAGTCGCTGCGCTTCATCCAGTGGTCGAGGTTGTTGGGGTTGCGACGGGTGACCGGGTCCTGCGCGTTCCTGGCCAGCGACGTCTCCAGCTTCATGATGGCTGTGGCGGTGTTTTTCGCGGTGGCCGGCGATTGGCCCAGCAGCTCGAGCATCTTGCCGACGTGCTCCACGTACTGGATGCGGATCTCTCCCGACTTGGCGTCGTCCTTGAAGTAGAAGTCCTTGTTAGGCAAGCCAAGGCCGCCCTGGTCCGCCCAGGCGCCGGTGGTGGAGGAGTTCTTGAGCTGCGGGACAGCGCCGAACCCGAATAGAGCGTTCGAGCCGGCGTCATGGAGCGTGATCAGCACCTGGGTCAGGCCGGCTTTGGATTTCAACTTGTCGATCTGCTTAAGGTACGGCCGCAGCGGCTTCAGGCCCTTCTTCTCGATGGCAGCCTGGTCCATGCAGGCCTCATAGTAGTCGCCGATCTTCTGCTCCACGGCCGAGCGGCTGGGGTCCTTGGCGCGGTACTTCTCCAGGATGTTACGCAGGACGTAGCGGTTGCGCTCGCGCAGCTCGTCGAAGCGGCCCCAGCGCGTCTGGTCCGGCGGGACGGGGTTGTTGGCGTTCCACTTGCCGCAGGCGTACTGGAAGAAATCCTGGCACGGGTTGACGGACGTATCCATGGCATCCAGGTCAAGGCTCTTCATGGGTCTGGGCCCGTCGGACTGTGCCCACAGCGTGCCCACCAGCATCCCCAAAAGGCACATCACTCGAATCACTCGCATGACTTGTCCCTCCCGGAACTCGCAAGAACGAAATTGTGCTAGAAGCTAGGAGCCTGAGGCTCAAAGCCGAAGCAGATTGGGACCAAGCGGCCCCTTTCATCCGTTAGACGGACCAAAACGCGCAGCAGAAGCAAGCACCGCGGGGGTCACCAGACCCGGCAAGCGTTCTCCCGCACCATGGGCTGTCCCTTCTTGCAGGAGAACGCCTTCTGAAACTCGGGCATGTTGGAAATGACACCGATCACGCGGAAGCGCCCGGGCGAGTGCGGATCGATGGTGGCCAGCATCTTGGCCCGCTGCTCGGTGACGTTCTGACACCAGACCTGTCCCCAGCCCACAAAGAAACGCTGCTCCGGGGTGAAACCGTCGATGGGCTCCGCTTGCTTGCCGGCGAGCATGTCCATGAGCGCCATGTAAGCGATGCGCAGGCCGCCGTTGTCGGCGGTGTTCTCGCCCAGGGTGAGCTTGCCGTTCAGCTTCACGCCCTCCATGGGAGAAAACTCGCTGTACTCGTCGGCGATGCAACTGGCGCGCTTTTCGAACTCCCTGGCGTCCTCCTCGGTCCACCAGTCGCTGAGGTTGCCCTTGGGATCGAACTTGCGGCCCTCGTCGTCGAAGCCGTGGGTGAGCTCGTGCCCGATGACCGCGCCGATCCCGCCGAAGTTCACGGCGTCATCCATGTTGCGGTCGAAGAAGGGCGGTTGCAGGATGCCGGCGGGAAAGTTGATGTTGTTCTGCTGGGGATCGTAATAGGCGTTCACCGTGGGCGGCGTCATGAACCACTCCTTGAGGTCCACCGGCTTGCCGATCTTGTCCAGTTGCCGCGCGAACTCAAACTGGTTGCCGCGCGCGACGTTGCCCGCCAGGTCGTCGGGCGCAATGCGGATGCTGGAGTAGTCGCGATACTTTTCCGGGTATCCGATCTTGTTGGCGATGGCGTGCAGCTTCTCCAGCGCTTTCTTCTTGGTCGCTTCGGTCATCCAGGGGAGGTCCTTAATGTCGCGCTCCAGGGCCGCTTCGAGGGCACTCACCATCTTCAGCATGCGCTGCTTACCCTCGGCGCCGAAGGTGGCTTCCACGTAGAGCTGCCCCAGGGCTTCACCCAGGGCGTCGTCGGTCCGATCCACGCAGCGCTTCCAGCGCGGCCGGTTCTCCTTGGCGCCGGTGAGCTTGCGGCCGAAGAAATCAAAATTCTCCTCGACGATAGCGGAAGACAGAAGAGGCGCATTGGCGCGGACCACCTGCCAGCGCAAGTAGGTCTGCAGGTCACCCAGGCTGCGCGACGTGAGCACGCCCTCCAGGCCCTTGAAGAAATCGGGCACGCGCACATTCAGGGTCTCGATGGGCGGCACTCCCGCCGCCTTCATATAAGCGCTCCAGTTGAACGAGGGGCTGAGGGCGGCCAGATCCTCGACCTTCATGCGGTGATAAATGTTGGCGGGCTCGCGGCGCTTCACTCGCTCCATGGAGGCTT
Protein-coding regions in this window:
- a CDS encoding cyclic nucleotide-binding domain-containing protein, whose protein sequence is MTPSRVDPHSRSDGLKLHKNSRVAVIGAGPAGSFFAYFLLQFAQRMGFSPHIDIYEPKDFSQPGPKSCNMCGGIVSESLVQNLAAEGIHLPTKVVQRSIDSYYLHMDVGSVRIQTPGEEKRIASVHRGGGPRGIKDIRYSSFDSHLLGLAVEKGARQVVSRVEGADWSAGRPRLRTSAGETEPYDLLAVASGINSYAPKLLEGLAGPYQPPKTTKTYIAEYYLGKETIKVYLGSAMHVFLLDLPRLEFAALIPKGDYVTLCLLGLDIDKPLVDSFLSSPVVKECLPPNWQAPDDFCHCSPRINIAGAEQPFGDRLVFIGDAGITRLYKDGIGAGYRTAKAAARTAVFHGISAEDFRKHYRPVCRSIASDNAIGKFVFAVSGLVKKSRVGRRGIWKMVSREQRTAGGYRRLSSVLWDTFTGSAPYRDVFQRTLHPAFWSRLFTEILAAGWPKSLKRRKRREFMISGVLGRYFHDGEVIFHQGEAGDCMYVVQRGEVEVLRRDGDKEYCLAVLGEEEFFGETAMFADDVRTTTVRALGDACVLTLEKSDFLRRVHEDPALAFRMMEKMSHRIHELEEAMVRTATVA
- a CDS encoding hydroxyacid dehydrogenase; this translates as MKAALLEAKDWEREYLRERLPGHTFFFSEEPLEAAMLPQLQDCEILSPFIYSQINAEVLAALPGLRLVATRSTGFDHVDLQACAARGITVANVPSYGENTVAEHTFALILSLSRKIHQSYVRVQRGDFSLEGLTGFDLKGKTLGVVGAGKIGLHVIKVGRGFGMRVLAYDPFHNPFLAELLGYEYVGIEELLGSSDIVTLHMPFSPAVHHFMDQEKFRRMRRGALFINTARGRLVDTEALLEALESGHLAGAGLDVVEGEELIQEERQLLDLKTQSLDKLQAVVRTHVLFRHENVIFTPHNAFNSREALERILDTTIENIRSFAAGTPTNVVRAPGVPASPQRQAGTGRGPQLVAPSQPQPTGTKGPRT
- a CDS encoding rhodanese-like domain-containing protein; its protein translation is MRIERFEVPGLAHYSYVIVSAGSAAVVDPRRDIDVYLDYAASHGLKITHVLETHIHADYASGARELVEDTGAEAWLSGHDEGEDFQYQFPHRDFRDGEELDLGEARVVAMHTPGHTPEHLAFLVYERGRKHPLAMLSGDFVFVGSLGRPDLLGEAAKQRLAGELYQSVHERLKHLPDGVQVLPAHGAGSLCGAGMGERPFTTLGYERASNIFFGLRSREEFVDRILGTVPPFPEYYKRMKRVNSEGARPLGGIPDGGALVPEDFETLIEKKNAVVIDLRRPEAFGGTHVPGAFSIGGDQNLSMWAAWVVPYDTPILLVGEENSDCEAARRSLIRVGLDDICGYLRGGMRSWILEGYPQEHVPQVSVYELAEKQHANSACVLDVRTVGEWNSGHVQGAMHIMAGELPQSIGQVPRDREVYLVCGSGYRSSIASSILRRAGYANVHNVTGGMTAWKNAGLPVVTEQAACAA
- a CDS encoding M13 family metallopeptidase, which produces MRVIRVMCLLGMLVGTLWAQSDGPRPMKSLDLDAMDTSVNPCQDFFQYACGKWNANNPVPPDQTRWGRFDELRERNRYVLRNILEKYRAKDPSRSAVEQKIGDYYEACMDQAAIEKKGLKPLRPYLKQIDKLKSKAGLTQVLITLHDAGSNALFGFGAVPQLKNSSTTGAWADQGGLGLPNKDFYFKDDAKSGEIRIQYVEHVGKMLELLGQSPATAKNTATAIMKLETSLARNAQDPVTRRNPNNLDHWMKRSDFEALAPSIQWTMYYEGIGAPAFTELNVANPGFFKGLEAAVNETDLPTLKAYLKWRVVTLAAQFLPERFQQENFNFFQKTLQGAKEIQPRWKRCANAVDGDLGQALGQKYVELTFGAEGKERTLKMVHALEKALARDIEQLDWMGPETKQRAKEKLDAIFNMIGYPDKWRDYSALTIKRGDGLGNSLRSNVFENRRRLRKIGNPVDRTEWPFTPPTVNAGYSPLQNRISFPAGILQPPFYSNDIDDAVNFGAIGVVIGHELTHGFDDSGRRYDPQGTLRDWWTPEDGKEFERRAACIADQYSGYSPIEGVKLNGKLTLGENTADNGGNRIALMALWDTLGGKQPEKIDGFTAEQRFFLGYGQIWCQNVTPERERTSALTDPHSPGRFRVNGVVSNSPEFQKAFGCKKGDPMVRENACRVW
- a CDS encoding M13 family metallopeptidase, yielding MRTTLALAFTLILAALTAAAQGEKSGPARGFSLDAMDRSVDPCTDFYQYSCGGWRAKNPIPADRSSWGRGSELQERNNEVLRDILDKAAAKKTGASAVEQQVGTFYAACMDEKAADAQGFKPISPELQRIAALKSKAELPALLADLHRSGVNALFRTDSEQDFKDATEVIAVTDQRGLSLPDRDYYLKDDPRFVENRKQYLEHLEKMFGMLGDSPEKAAADAKTVVEIETRLAEASMERVKRREPANIYHRMKVEDLAALSPSFNWSAYMKAAGVPPIETLNVRVPDFFKGLEGVLTSRSLGDLQTYLRWQVVRANAPLLSSAIVEENFDFFGRKLTGAKENRPRWKRCVDRTDDALGEALGQLYVEATFGAEGKQRMLKMVSALEAALERDIKDLPWMTEATKKKALEKLHAIANKIGYPEKYRDYSSIRIAPDDLAGNVARGNQFEFARQLDKIGKPVDLKEWFMTPPTVNAYYDPQQNNINFPAGILQPPFFDRNMDDAVNFGGIGAVIGHELTHGFDDEGRKFDPKGNLSDWWTEEDAREFEKRASCIADEYSEFSPMEGVKLNGKLTLGENTADNGGLRIAYMALMDMLAGKQAEPIDGFTPEQRFFVGWGQVWCQNVTEQRAKMLATIDPHSPGRFRVIGVISNMPEFQKAFSCKKGQPMVRENACRVW